In the Cytophagales bacterium genome, one interval contains:
- a CDS encoding glycosyltransferase — MPNLKNLAPIVLFVYNRPEHTQKSLNSLMQNELADQSMLFIYADGPEEKASKQDLKKIHEVRKIIREEQWCKNVNIIESDKNKGLADSIIDGVSEIVNKFGKIIVLEDDLVLASGFLKYMNDALELYKDEEKVMHISGYMFPVKDKLPETFFYTPASCWGWGTWTKAWKSFNPSAEYLLAKINEQGNINRFNVENSYDFYGTLQENTQRAITSWAVRWYASVFLQDGLSLHPARSLVRNIGHDGSGVHCETNYIFNKQPIVEKIKVFLIPLKESEEARKAMKDFINSIYSPTLLKRIKEKVKIVFNIN; from the coding sequence ATGCCTAATTTAAAAAATCTTGCGCCCATAGTACTTTTTGTGTATAATCGCCCTGAACATACACAAAAATCTTTGAATAGTTTGATGCAAAATGAGCTGGCAGATCAATCTATGCTTTTTATTTATGCTGATGGGCCTGAGGAAAAAGCTTCAAAACAGGATTTAAAGAAAATTCATGAAGTAAGGAAAATAATAAGAGAAGAACAATGGTGTAAAAATGTAAATATTATTGAATCAGATAAAAATAAGGGTTTGGCTGATTCTATTATTGACGGTGTTAGCGAAATAGTGAATAAATTTGGGAAAATTATTGTATTGGAAGATGATTTGGTATTAGCAAGTGGTTTTTTAAAATACATGAATGATGCACTTGAATTGTATAAAGATGAAGAAAAGGTGATGCATATTAGTGGCTATATGTTTCCAGTTAAAGACAAACTGCCTGAAACTTTTTTTTATACACCTGCTTCCTGCTGGGGGTGGGGGACATGGACAAAAGCATGGAAATCTTTTAACCCTTCGGCAGAATACCTGTTAGCTAAGATCAACGAACAAGGTAATATTAACAGATTTAATGTTGAAAATAGCTATGATTTTTATGGTACTTTACAAGAGAATACACAAAGGGCCATTACTAGCTGGGCTGTAAGGTGGTATGCAAGTGTGTTCTTGCAGGATGGATTATCGCTTCACCCAGCCCGGTCACTCGTAAGAAATATAGGACATGATGGTAGTGGGGTTCACTGTGAGACAAATTATATATTTAATAAGCAACCAATAGTTGAAAAAATAAAAGTTTTTCTTATTCCTCTTAAAGAATCAGAAGAAGCCAGAAAAGCGATGAAGGACTTTATTAATTCTATATATAGTCCAACTTTATTGAAGCGCATTAAAGAAAAAGTAAAAATAGTTTTTAATATTAATTAA
- a CDS encoding acyltransferase: MVSIFENVSIAPFVQIWALGEVTIGKNTLIASHVIITTSTHDYNIKPLRSKRIDKPIVIGEDVWIGSGAIIFPGVKIEDGAVIGAGAVVLKDVEKNAIVVGNPARVLKYRK, translated from the coding sequence ATGGTAAGTATTTTTGAAAATGTTTCTATAGCCCCCTTTGTCCAAATTTGGGCTTTAGGCGAGGTAACTATAGGTAAGAATACTTTAATTGCTTCTCACGTAATAATTACCACATCTACACATGATTATAATATTAAGCCATTAAGAAGTAAAAGAATTGATAAGCCAATTGTAATAGGAGAAGATGTATGGATTGGTTCGGGAGCGATAATATTTCCGGGAGTAAAAATTGAAGATGGTGCGGTGATAGGAGCCGGAGCTGTTGTGTTGAAAGATGTTGAAAAAAATGCAATAGTTGTTGGTAATCCCGCCAGAGTTTTAAAGTACAGAAAATAA
- a CDS encoding glycosyltransferase family 2 protein: MNKSKIYILLPVHNRKEITYQFIDCLKQQTCKNYHLLLIDDGSIDGTSEMVKENIDADKLTEIRGMGNWWWAGSLQKGYKWLLKKKINPDDYVLIINDDCILENNFLETGMSLLEKHPKTLIQAIALIAGQPDNEVGGIHADWKNLSFNQAKDFSEINCLSTRGLFLRFCDFIEIGGFYPKLLRHYTSDYEFTIRAFSKGFRLMTNHSLKLTINDSAAGGLTLDYKKSSWPFLKILLSRKYTENPIMWSMFILLSCPWKWKLVNIYKVWFRSLIIFMNYFKVRLYNLN, from the coding sequence ATGAATAAAAGTAAGATTTATATTTTACTTCCTGTACATAATAGAAAAGAGATAACTTATCAATTTATTGATTGCCTGAAACAGCAGACCTGCAAAAATTATCACCTTTTATTAATTGATGATGGATCTATTGATGGCACTTCGGAAATGGTAAAAGAAAATATAGACGCTGATAAATTAACAGAAATTAGAGGAATGGGTAACTGGTGGTGGGCAGGTTCGCTTCAAAAAGGGTATAAGTGGTTATTAAAAAAGAAAATTAATCCTGATGATTATGTGTTAATAATTAATGATGACTGCATATTGGAAAATAATTTTCTTGAGACAGGGATGTCTTTATTAGAGAAACATCCCAAAACACTTATTCAGGCAATTGCTCTTATAGCAGGACAACCTGATAATGAAGTTGGCGGCATTCATGCAGATTGGAAAAATTTATCATTTAATCAGGCTAAGGATTTTTCAGAAATTAACTGTTTAAGTACAAGAGGGTTGTTTTTAAGATTTTGCGATTTTATCGAAATTGGTGGGTTTTATCCAAAATTGCTAAGGCATTACACATCTGATTATGAATTTACCATAAGGGCCTTTAGTAAGGGATTCCGATTAATGACAAATCATTCATTAAAGCTTACTATAAATGATAGTGCAGCAGGTGGACTTACTCTGGATTATAAAAAAAGTTCCTGGCCATTTTTAAAGATATTATTATCAAGAAAATATACAGAAAATCCAATAATGTGGAGTATGTTTATTCTCTTATCTTGTCCATGGAAATGGAAGTTAGTAAATATATATAAAGTGTGGTTTAGGAGTCTTATTATCTTTATGAATTATTTTAAGGTGAGACTTTATAATTTAAATTAA
- a CDS encoding PKD domain-containing protein, whose amino-acid sequence MVQKQFCFFSSLVFTIRKVLLLPLLLPLLLFAQCPTASFIIPDTVCPGEILTIINTSDSTATSFEWDFCGGDLINTPSIDSLTTITGALKPNAITTVYDGSNWFGFLSSRDNNKLFRLDFGNNLNNNPTLVPLGNPGGLLFGPKNIEIIKEDSIWYALVINVLNHKLIKLDFGNSLSNNSPAATDLTDLGGSLSVPRGMTLVQDNDSLIAIISSSGISKKITAVNFGYSINNSPDTVYNTIISDASTLMGLSVIKDCDKWYGIVLSFGNHKIYKLEFGETLFNKPTIVEITDSLLPINFTLPVNFPTEVHIVKDNGEFYAFVESRFNGLFRLDFGPTMANNKPKALDLNLSSDLNDIFGFNMAKQESEWLAFCIHATSHELFRLTFPDSCTANIATPTDSIPANIFYDQGGIYHISLLAYNDSGDVNSHIDSIFVLPAMKPDFVSDNQCEGEATLFYDSTTNVNINSWYWNFGDSIIAAIQNPTHQYGDTGVYDVKLVLQDVNGCFDSIIKPIRIYLKPFPDFTYPDSICSNDSIQFINSSTYNLDTIIAWHWEFGSGDTSALKDPVYLFDSAGTNIVILTVTGISGCDTSTSDTINVLGGPFVDFGYTNICIGDTVIFLDSTTGTGLFSWYWDFGDSFTSDSMNPVHYYDTTGDYFVTLAVRNAIGCKNTLTKQVKIAALPIANFYDTLPCSDVPVTFFDLSDTGDGNIVGWKWNFGDSDTSTLQNPSHTYAAGGDYVVTLIVTTNYSCMDTFSDSLSVLQSPVPDFTFVSKCISDTIFFFDSTDATLSAPIDSTGYFWDFGDTSVSYQKNPIHPFADTGIFYVTLTVRDDSGCSPSVTKPVLVYDKPKVDFGYSDTNCVNAPVQFFDSSIVIYDSIAGWQWDFAGLGSSTVQNPAFLFPNTFQFQVTLIAVSNRGCVDTSSKTILIHGIPDANFKFEPQYGAPPLDVNFTNLSSADVVCYLWDFGDNSSKDTSFSPSHQYTDTNTYNVILIACNIYGCTDTIIKEIKVMPPVLDAQVIWVCYTEDGDYLSIETRILNSGTRVINSLDLILEIGGSLVVKEKWTGTLKAGEVLYYNFAAQVLKSLTSELPYFCVIADNPNNETDEIPGNNRQCELCTLLVDDFTVLPLRPNPAKDQVKISFILPYKEDIIISLFDILGKEITNFIPENINKGYNELIIDVTYLVKGVYILHYDFDNKIFNQKLIRN is encoded by the coding sequence ATGGTACAAAAACAATTTTGTTTTTTCTCTTCACTCGTATTTACTATCCGTAAAGTACTGCTACTGCCACTGCTATTGCCACTGCTTCTTTTTGCTCAATGCCCTACCGCCAGTTTCATAATTCCTGATACGGTTTGCCCGGGGGAAATTTTGACAATTATCAATACCTCAGATAGCACTGCCACCAGCTTTGAATGGGATTTTTGTGGGGGGGATTTGATAAATACTCCATCCATTGATTCTTTAACAACCATCACAGGAGCACTCAAACCTAATGCCATTACCACAGTTTATGACGGGAGTAATTGGTTTGGTTTTTTATCCAGTAGAGATAATAATAAGTTATTTAGGTTGGATTTTGGGAATAATTTAAATAATAATCCTACCTTAGTTCCTTTGGGTAACCCTGGTGGGCTTTTATTTGGTCCTAAAAACATAGAAATTATTAAAGAAGATTCAATATGGTATGCTTTAGTGATTAATGTTTTAAATCACAAATTGATCAAGCTTGATTTTGGAAATTCGCTTAGTAATAACAGTCCTGCAGCTACTGATTTAACAGATTTAGGAGGGTCGTTAAGTGTACCAAGGGGTATGACTTTAGTACAGGATAATGACAGCTTGATCGCAATTATTTCAAGTTCGGGTATTTCCAAAAAAATTACTGCTGTAAATTTTGGATATTCAATTAATAATTCACCAGATACGGTTTATAATACAATTATTTCTGATGCTTCTACGCTTATGGGATTGTCAGTTATCAAAGATTGTGATAAGTGGTATGGAATCGTTTTGTCATTTGGTAATCATAAAATTTATAAACTTGAATTTGGTGAAACTTTATTTAATAAACCTACAATTGTTGAAATAACTGATAGTCTATTACCAATTAATTTCACATTACCTGTCAATTTCCCAACCGAAGTTCATATTGTAAAAGATAATGGTGAGTTTTACGCCTTTGTTGAATCAAGGTTTAACGGGTTATTTCGGCTTGATTTTGGCCCAACTATGGCTAACAATAAGCCTAAAGCTTTAGACCTAAACTTAAGTAGTGATTTAAATGATATATTTGGATTTAATATGGCTAAGCAAGAATCAGAATGGTTGGCTTTTTGTATTCATGCTACAAGTCATGAATTATTTAGACTGACTTTCCCGGATTCATGTACAGCCAATATAGCCACCCCGACAGATTCAATTCCTGCAAATATTTTTTATGATCAGGGCGGTATATATCATATCTCTTTGTTGGCTTATAATGATAGTGGAGATGTAAATTCTCATATTGATTCTATTTTTGTGTTGCCTGCTATGAAACCTGATTTTGTTTCAGATAACCAATGCGAAGGTGAGGCGACTTTATTTTATGACTCTACTACAAACGTAAATATTAACTCATGGTACTGGAATTTTGGTGACTCAATAATAGCCGCAATTCAAAACCCAACACATCAATATGGAGATACAGGTGTATATGATGTAAAATTAGTTTTACAGGATGTTAATGGATGTTTTGATAGTATTATTAAACCCATAAGAATTTACCTCAAACCCTTCCCTGATTTTACCTATCCGGATAGTATTTGTTCAAATGATTCGATCCAATTTATAAATTCATCTACTTACAACCTGGATACAATCATAGCCTGGCATTGGGAATTTGGTAGTGGAGATACATCTGCCCTTAAAGACCCGGTTTATTTATTTGACTCAGCGGGTACTAATATTGTTATCCTTACGGTAACAGGCATCAGTGGGTGCGATACAAGTACTTCAGATACAATTAATGTACTTGGGGGACCTTTCGTTGATTTTGGATATACAAATATCTGTATAGGTGATACAGTGATTTTTTTGGATAGTACAACAGGCACAGGCCTTTTTTCCTGGTACTGGGATTTTGGCGATAGTTTTACTTCTGATTCTATGAATCCTGTTCATTATTATGACACTACCGGTGATTATTTTGTTACGCTTGCTGTTAGAAATGCGATTGGCTGTAAAAATACCCTGACAAAGCAGGTAAAAATAGCAGCGCTGCCTATTGCAAATTTTTATGATACTTTACCATGTTCAGATGTTCCTGTTACATTTTTTGATCTAAGTGATACGGGAGATGGTAATATTGTTGGATGGAAATGGAATTTCGGAGACAGCGATACATCAACTTTACAAAACCCTTCTCATACCTATGCAGCAGGGGGTGATTATGTGGTAACATTAATAGTGACAACCAATTATAGCTGTATGGATACGTTCAGTGATAGTTTAAGCGTTTTGCAATCACCTGTGCCTGATTTTACATTTGTCTCAAAATGTATTTCTGATACCATTTTCTTTTTTGATTCAACTGATGCGACTCTTTCAGCGCCAATTGATAGTACAGGTTATTTTTGGGATTTTGGGGATACCAGCGTTTCATATCAAAAAAACCCGATCCATCCATTTGCTGATACAGGAATTTTTTATGTAACCCTGACAGTTAGAGATGATTCTGGTTGCAGCCCTTCTGTTACTAAACCTGTACTGGTATATGATAAACCAAAAGTTGATTTTGGATATTCTGATACAAACTGTGTAAATGCACCGGTACAATTTTTTGATAGCAGCATTGTAATTTATGATTCAATTGCCGGGTGGCAATGGGATTTTGCGGGATTAGGAAGCTCAACAGTACAAAATCCGGCATTCCTGTTTCCTAATACCTTTCAGTTTCAGGTTACATTAATAGCTGTATCAAATCGGGGTTGTGTTGATACTAGTTCAAAAACTATACTGATACATGGTATACCAGATGCAAATTTTAAATTTGAACCTCAATATGGAGCGCCTCCTTTAGATGTTAATTTTACGAACCTATCCTCCGCTGATGTTGTATGTTATTTATGGGATTTTGGAGATAATAGTAGTAAGGATACCAGCTTTTCACCCTCTCATCAATACACTGATACAAACACTTACAATGTTATACTTATTGCCTGTAATATTTACGGGTGTACTGATACAATTATTAAAGAAATTAAAGTAATGCCCCCGGTGCTGGATGCACAGGTAATCTGGGTATGTTATACAGAAGATGGAGATTACCTGTCTATTGAAACAAGGATATTAAATTCAGGAACAAGGGTAATAAACAGCCTGGATCTGATCCTTGAAATAGGCGGATCATTAGTTGTGAAGGAAAAATGGACAGGTACTTTAAAAGCAGGAGAAGTTTTATACTACAATTTTGCAGCCCAGGTACTAAAAAGCCTGACCAGCGAGCTTCCCTACTTTTGCGTAATAGCTGATAATCCTAATAATGAGACAGATGAAATTCCGGGCAACAACCGCCAGTGTGAATTGTGTACGCTGCTTGTAGATGATTTCACGGTTTTACCCCTCCGGCCAAATCCGGCTAAGGATCAGGTGAAAATATCTTTTATACTGCCCTATAAAGAAGACATCATAATTTCACTCTTTGACATTTTAGGAAAAGAGATCACAAATTTTATTCCTGAAAATATAAATAAGGGTTATAATGAATTAATAATTGATGTTACATATCTGGTGAAAGGGGTATACATATTGCATTATGATTTTGATAATAAAATATTTAATCAGAAATTAATAAGGAATTAA
- a CDS encoding ABC transporter permease, whose product MEYEIKPQKGLSLNLKELWDYRELFYFFTWRDIKVKYKQTVLGFAWAVLQPFIMMIVFSIFFGRLLKVPSDGIPYPIFVYSGLLLWNVFSTGLSGAGNSMVTNAEIIKKIYFPRLIIPVSSILVALFDFLMAFIVYIGILLFYQFQVSIMKLALFLPVSLLITIITTFGLGSLLAALNVKYRDFRYVIPFLVQLLLFLTPVIYPVSILKERTLQYIFALNPMTGAINLLRSAIINRPLDTDLFLISVGSMIILFITGLLYFRKTEAYFADIV is encoded by the coding sequence ATTGAATACGAAATAAAACCTCAAAAAGGTTTAAGTCTTAATCTCAAAGAATTGTGGGATTACAGGGAGCTGTTTTACTTTTTCACCTGGCGCGATATCAAGGTTAAATACAAGCAAACAGTGCTGGGGTTTGCATGGGCTGTGTTGCAGCCTTTTATCATGATGATTGTATTTTCAATATTTTTTGGCAGATTATTAAAAGTCCCTTCAGATGGTATTCCTTATCCGATTTTTGTTTATTCCGGATTATTGTTATGGAATGTTTTTTCCACAGGTCTTTCAGGTGCAGGTAATAGCATGGTTACAAATGCTGAGATTATTAAGAAGATCTATTTCCCCCGTTTGATCATCCCTGTGTCTTCCATCCTGGTTGCTTTGTTTGATTTTTTAATGGCTTTTATCGTTTATATTGGCATTTTGTTATTTTATCAATTCCAGGTATCAATTATGAAATTAGCTTTATTTTTACCTGTCAGCTTATTGATAACCATCATAACCACTTTTGGATTGGGCAGCTTGCTGGCAGCGCTAAATGTAAAATACCGTGACTTCAGATATGTCATTCCCTTTTTGGTTCAATTGCTGCTTTTTTTAACACCCGTGATCTATCCTGTTTCAATTTTAAAAGAAAGGACACTACAATATATTTTTGCTTTGAATCCTATGACAGGCGCCATCAATTTATTAAGATCTGCTATTATCAACAGGCCATTGGATACTGATCTGTTTTTAATAAGTGTTGGATCTATGATCATATTGTTTATAACCGGTCTGTTATATTTTCGTAAAACAGAAGCATATTTTGCAGATATAGTATGA
- a CDS encoding HEPN domain-containing protein, with protein MGEFLQKRADEFFEEVEGLIKKKKYNIAAHHLEQTAQLYLKYAT; from the coding sequence ATGGGAGAATTTCTACAAAAACGTGCGGATGAATTTTTTGAAGAGGTAGAGGGTTTAATTAAAAAAAAGAAATATAATATAGCTGCACATCATCTGGAGCAAACGGCACAGTTATATTTAAAGTATGCAACATAA
- a CDS encoding class I SAM-dependent methyltransferase, whose amino-acid sequence MKEIGNNYWFKKCPLCNSSRIHKLGNLKYTKNLKFSTNEIFLKRTPEIWKCKNCCSGFTQNCISPEIAEKLYASGEGTQRWSYESFEDDKTEILINFFNNLLQKGDKILDIGCNTGEFLDFARKIGYKTYGLEICYDSFCIINQKHHGGFNSYKDVNEKFGIITAFDLIEHLYKIDEFLEFAHQKLNENGLLIILTGNINSFQAQISKAKWWYINYPEHVIFPSIDFFKNLEKFMVVNVYKTYASITHENLHREAKILNILVRIIKNNYDGIPAIFEDHQFVILKKRSLDK is encoded by the coding sequence ATGAAAGAAATTGGTAATAATTACTGGTTTAAAAAATGTCCTTTATGTAATTCATCTCGTATCCATAAACTAGGAAATTTAAAATATACAAAGAATTTAAAATTTTCAACTAATGAAATTTTTCTTAAGAGAACACCCGAGATTTGGAAATGTAAAAATTGTTGTTCCGGATTTACACAAAATTGCATTTCCCCGGAAATAGCTGAGAAATTATACGCAAGTGGGGAAGGGACGCAAAGATGGAGCTATGAAAGTTTTGAAGATGATAAAACCGAAATTTTAATTAATTTTTTTAACAATTTATTACAAAAAGGCGATAAAATCTTGGATATCGGCTGTAATACAGGTGAATTTCTGGACTTTGCCAGGAAAATTGGTTATAAGACATATGGGCTGGAAATTTGTTATGATAGTTTTTGCATTATTAATCAAAAACACCATGGGGGATTTAATTCCTATAAAGATGTTAATGAAAAGTTTGGTATAATAACAGCATTTGATTTAATAGAGCATTTATATAAAATAGATGAATTTTTGGAATTTGCTCATCAAAAGTTAAATGAGAATGGTTTATTAATAATACTAACTGGAAATATTAATTCATTTCAGGCACAAATATCAAAAGCTAAATGGTGGTATATAAATTATCCTGAACACGTTATTTTTCCTTCGATTGATTTTTTCAAAAATTTAGAAAAATTCATGGTGGTCAATGTTTATAAAACCTATGCTTCAATTACTCATGAGAATTTACATCGTGAAGCTAAAATTTTAAATATTTTAGTAAGAATCATTAAGAATAACTATGATGGTATACCGGCTATTTTTGAAGACCATCAATTTGTAATTTTAAAAAAGCGAAGTCTGGATAAATGA
- a CDS encoding GDP-L-fucose synthase yields MNKTSKIYIAGHTGMVGASIMRKLEGEGYDNLLYRASKELDLRDQQEVRKFFGSERPEYVFMAAAKVGGILANNTYRAEFIYDNLTIQNNIIHQAYKTGVKKLLFLGSSCIYPKLAPQPLKEEYLLTGLLEPTNEPYAIAKIAGIKMCQAYRSQYGCNFICVMPTNLYGPGDNYDLKNSHVLPALIRKFHEAKENDAQSVEIWGSGKPKREFLHVDDLADACVFLMLNYDKAEVVNIGTGEDITIKDLALLIKEIVGFEGELKFDSTKPDGTPRKLLDVSGMNSLGWKYHIGLENGIRSTYEAFKAKVE; encoded by the coding sequence ATGAATAAAACCAGCAAAATATACATAGCCGGGCACACGGGTATGGTAGGCGCTTCCATCATGCGAAAATTGGAAGGAGAGGGTTATGATAACCTGCTTTACCGGGCTTCAAAAGAATTAGACCTGAGAGATCAGCAAGAGGTTAGAAAATTTTTTGGAAGTGAGCGACCCGAATATGTTTTTATGGCAGCAGCCAAAGTTGGGGGAATTTTAGCGAATAACACGTATCGTGCTGAATTTATTTATGATAACTTGACCATCCAAAATAATATAATTCACCAGGCATATAAAACCGGTGTGAAAAAGCTCCTTTTTTTAGGCTCATCCTGCATCTATCCTAAATTAGCCCCGCAGCCTTTGAAGGAAGAATACCTTTTAACAGGTCTGCTCGAACCCACCAATGAACCTTACGCCATAGCAAAGATTGCAGGCATTAAAATGTGCCAGGCGTATCGCTCGCAATATGGCTGTAATTTTATTTGTGTAATGCCAACCAACCTGTATGGCCCCGGGGACAATTATGACCTGAAAAATTCACACGTGCTGCCGGCTTTGATCAGGAAGTTCCATGAAGCAAAAGAAAATGATGCTCAAAGTGTGGAAATCTGGGGTTCCGGGAAACCTAAAAGAGAATTCTTACACGTTGATGACCTGGCTGATGCCTGTGTTTTTTTAATGTTGAATTATGATAAAGCAGAGGTAGTAAATATTGGTACCGGTGAAGATATTACGATCAAAGACCTGGCGTTATTGATAAAAGAGATCGTTGGCTTTGAAGGTGAATTAAAGTTTGACAGCACAAAACCGGATGGAACTCCCAGGAAGTTATTAGACGTTTCCGGAATGAACTCATTAGGTTGGAAATACCATATTGGATTAGAGAATGGCATAAGATCAACGTATGAAGCGTTCAAAGCTAAAGTTGAGTAG
- a CDS encoding ABC transporter ATP-binding protein, translated as MKPILEIQQISKKFRIGQELQPYLSLRESITSVFKKRNKSNSPYGINEIPPQLDKTDPAEILPSTRDHGVKIQRVRQGKDFWALRDVNFDVYPGDSLAIIGRNGAGKTTLLKILSKITPPTQGKIICRGRVASLLEVGTGFHPELTGGENIFLNGSILGLTKKEIKKKFDEIVDFSGVEKFLDTPIKRFSSGMQLRLAFAVAAHLEPDILVIDEVLAVGDAEFQKKCIGKMQDVSEKEGKTVLFVSHNMSVVKRLCSRGVLLKDGEIISNDVIDKVVGVYLRENQDEKIVSNRGIGGISIQDIVLRNNESNEVGYCSTFDDIDIILKCQASQGFKNVNFAVCFDNVLETRVTSLWSAFIAKQFNISKGKFEVIFHVPSIKLIPGDYKLVTYIDSNGIEIERIDNFKRISVSFTNEYGCVVEPRMSHGLYLENYDVEIRV; from the coding sequence ATGAAACCTATCCTGGAAATACAACAAATATCAAAAAAGTTTCGCATAGGCCAGGAGCTTCAACCCTATTTAAGTCTGAGAGAGTCTATTACCTCTGTATTCAAAAAAAGAAATAAAAGCAATTCTCCCTATGGAATAAACGAAATTCCACCTCAGTTGGATAAAACAGACCCCGCTGAAATACTCCCGAGTACTCGGGATCACGGGGTAAAGATCCAACGGGTCAGGCAGGGTAAAGATTTTTGGGCGTTAAGAGATGTAAATTTTGATGTTTATCCAGGTGATTCGTTGGCAATCATTGGCAGGAACGGGGCTGGTAAAACAACTTTACTGAAAATTCTTTCAAAAATCACGCCACCTACGCAGGGTAAAATCATTTGCAGAGGTAGGGTAGCAAGTCTGTTAGAAGTAGGAACAGGGTTTCATCCTGAATTGACGGGTGGAGAAAATATTTTTCTGAATGGTTCCATTCTGGGTCTTACCAAAAAAGAGATCAAAAAGAAGTTTGATGAAATAGTAGATTTTTCAGGTGTTGAAAAATTTTTGGATACTCCGATAAAAAGATTTTCAAGTGGGATGCAGTTGAGGTTGGCTTTTGCGGTAGCAGCACATTTGGAGCCTGATATCTTAGTGATTGATGAGGTGTTGGCTGTTGGGGATGCTGAATTTCAAAAAAAGTGTATAGGTAAAATGCAGGATGTTAGTGAGAAAGAAGGGAAAACAGTATTGTTTGTCAGTCATAATATGTCTGTTGTGAAAAGGTTGTGTTCAAGAGGAGTATTACTTAAAGATGGTGAAATCATTTCAAACGATGTTATTGATAAAGTAGTGGGAGTTTATTTAAGGGAAAATCAGGATGAGAAGATAGTTTCAAATAGAGGAATAGGTGGAATTTCTATTCAGGATATTGTATTAAGGAATAATGAAAGTAATGAGGTCGGTTATTGTTCAACATTTGATGATATTGATATAATCCTAAAGTGCCAGGCATCTCAAGGATTTAAAAATGTTAATTTTGCAGTTTGTTTTGACAATGTTCTTGAAACAAGGGTAACGAGTCTTTGGTCTGCTTTCATTGCCAAACAATTTAATATAAGTAAGGGCAAGTTTGAAGTCATTTTTCATGTTCCAAGCATTAAATTAATTCCGGGCGATTATAAATTAGTTACTTATATAGATTCTAATGGTATAGAAATAGAAAGAATAGACAATTTTAAAAGAATATCAGTAAGTTTTACTAACGAATATGGCTGTGTAGTGGAACCCAGAATGAGTCACGGTTTATATTTAGAAAACTATGATGTGGAAATTAGGGTATAA
- a CDS encoding FkbM family methyltransferase, translating to MILKKYFYRFLFKFIRHFLKIVRYYLKNNPEDLKAILVNFREDIIKDSETYPSIINNGYRHIEKSIEIAKFLKLDLIDSTTIIDVGAANGVISKMFCNEFNNAKIYAFEPVKHTFKKLLENVKGIEQIVPINKALGNITGEANINLVNRITSSSLLSIQKKIDNDFFSAHLKKKGEETISAAKLDGEIPSKAQVIIIKIDVQGFELEVLKGGINTLHRTKLIVLEMMNHDLYQGVPEYYVIDEYLRSINFSLFDMIPSIRQNKKLYEWDAIYLNNVLV from the coding sequence ATGATATTGAAAAAGTATTTCTATAGATTTTTGTTCAAATTCATCAGGCATTTTTTGAAAATCGTTAGGTATTATTTAAAAAATAATCCTGAAGATTTGAAAGCGATCCTGGTGAATTTTAGAGAAGATATTATTAAAGATTCTGAAACCTATCCATCAATTATTAACAATGGTTACAGGCATATTGAAAAATCAATAGAAATAGCAAAGTTTTTAAAGCTTGATTTAATTGATTCAACCACTATCATTGATGTTGGTGCTGCTAATGGAGTTATCTCAAAAATGTTTTGTAATGAATTTAACAACGCTAAGATTTACGCATTTGAGCCAGTTAAACATACATTTAAAAAGCTGCTTGAGAATGTGAAAGGAATTGAGCAGATAGTACCAATAAATAAGGCATTAGGAAATATTACGGGTGAAGCTAATATAAATCTAGTCAACAGGATCACTTCCTCGTCTTTATTATCAATTCAGAAGAAAATAGATAACGATTTTTTTTCAGCTCATTTAAAGAAAAAAGGCGAAGAAACTATTAGCGCTGCAAAGTTAGATGGTGAAATACCTTCTAAAGCACAAGTTATTATTATTAAAATAGATGTTCAGGGATTTGAATTGGAAGTATTAAAAGGAGGAATTAATACCCTGCATAGAACCAAACTAATTGTACTTGAAATGATGAATCACGATTTGTATCAAGGCGTTCCAGAATATTATGTAATCGATGAATATTTGAGGAGTATCAATTTTTCCTTATTTGATATGATCCCATCTATACGACAGAATAAAAAATTATATGAATGGGATGCAATATACTTAAATAATGTACTAGTGTAA